The genomic segment CTACGAGCGCTACGGCGAGCTGACGGGGCAGCCCGTCGACCTCGAGGCCGTGCGCACGTTCAGCGCCCTCGGCGCGCTCATGCTCTTCGCGATCATGACGACGGGGATCCGCGTGTACTCGCGCCGTGAGACGACCGACATCCGCATGGCCTGGGCGCGCTTCGTGCTGCCCGGCCTGCGCCAGGATCTCGCCGGGATCATGGCCTGGTGACCCGTGACCACTGGCGCTAGCGCCAGTACCACGGCGCGGAGCGGGGTGTCATTCTCGCGCCGCGTACGGAAGATGGGGAGGGTCGCATGACGGATCTCGATGCTGCGAAGGTCAAGTTGGATCTCACGCGGGCATCGCGCTGGAACTCCCTCACCCTGTCGCAGCTGCTCGAGCGCGACGGCCTGGACCTCGACAAGCCCGCGATCGTCTTCGAGGACGCGTCGCGCACCTACGGCGAGCTGCGCGTGGCCGCGCGCCGCGTCGCCAACGCGCTCATCGGCCTGGGCATCGACGAGTTCGACCGGGTCGCCGTGCTCAGCGCCAACCGCCTGGAGTTCATGGAGGTCGAGGCGGGCATCGCGGGCGCCCGGGCCATCATGGTGCCATTGAACTGGCGGCTGCGCGACGGCGAGCTGGCCAACCTCCTGCGCCGGTCCCAGGCCCGCGCGATCTTCGTCGAGGAGCGGTTCCTGGCCACGATCCTCGCGCTGCGCCGCGCCGGCGAGGTCCCCAACCTGCGCACGGTCATCGCCTTCGACGGCGCACCCGGCGACCTCAACTACGAGGAGGTGATCGGCTCGGCGTCGGCCGAGCGCCCGACGCGCACCGGGCGGCTGGACGACCCGCACGAGATCATCTTCACCTCGGGCACGACGGGCCAGCCCAAGGGCGTGGTGTGGACCAACGGCACCGTCATCTTCAACGCGCTGCAACAGGCCACCGACTTCATGCTGGGCCCGCAGCACAGCAGCTACGCGCTGATCGACCTGTATTACATCGGCGCCCGCCACGACTTCACCTGGGCGATCCTGCAGGTGGGCGGGACCGTGCACATCAAGCCCTCCAGCGGCTTCGACGCCGGCGAGGTGGTGCGCTACGTCGCCCGGCACCGGATCACCCACATCCTCTGGGTGCCGACGATGTTGTACGAGATCCTGCGGCTGCCCGACCTGGCCGACCACGACCTCGGTGCGCTGCAGATGATCATGTGCGGCGGCCAGCCCGTCTCGGTCGCCACGACCGAGAGCTCCCAGGAGGCGTGGCCCCACACCGACTTCATCCAGGTCTACGGCCTCACGGAGGGCGGCGGGTCGGTCACCTACGTCCGGCCTGACCACGCGCGCTCCAAGCCCGGCTCGGCCGGCCAGCCCTCGCTCAACGTCGAGATCCGCCTCGTGGACCCAGAGGGCCTGGACGTGCCGACCGGCATCGACGGCGAGGTCCTGGTCCGCGCGCCCACGGTCACCGCGGGCTACTGGGACGACCCGGAGGCCACCGACCGCCTCATCGTCGACGACTGGCTGCATACGGGCGACATGGGTCACGTCGACGAGGACGGCCACCTCTACATCTCGGGCCGCAAGGGCGACATGATCATCAGCGGCGGGATGAACGTGTTCCCGCACGAGATCGAGGACGTGCTGTGCGAGCACCCGTCGGTGGCCGACGCCGCGGTCATCGGCCTGCCCCACGAGAAGTGGGGCGAGACGGTGTGCGCGGTCGTCGAGGCGGCGCCCGGGGCCACCGTCGACGAGCAGGACCTCATCGCGTTCTGCACGCAGCGGCTGGCGAGCTACAAGAAGCCGACGTCCGTGCAGGTCGTCGAGGAGATCCCGCGCACGTCGGCCGGCAAGGCCAAGAAGTTCATCCTGCGCGAGCGGTTCGCGCGGCCCGAGACCACCGCGCTGCCCTCCCCCTCCGGGTGACTGGCGGATAGGACAGTTGCCCCGTCCGACGGGGCTGGACAGAGTGGACGATGCGGCAAAGACCTTGTTTCGAGGAGACCCATGACTGAGAGCGGCACCAACGGAAGCGGCGGGCAGGCCTTCATCGGCGTCGACGTCGGCGGCACCCACACCGACGTGTCGGTGATCTACGAGGGCCGCGTCGAGCGCGGCAAGGCCCTGACGACGTACGACGACTTCAGCCGCGGGGTGCTCGAGGCCGTCGGGGTCGCGGCCAAGACCTACGGGCTGTCGATGGAGGACCTGCTGGCGCGGACCCAGCTCTTCATCAACGGCACCACCGTCGTCACCAACGCGATCACGCAGCTGCGCGGCTCGCGCGTCGGCGTTCTCATCACGAACGGCTTCGGCGACGCCTTCCGCCTCGCCGGCGGCCCGCGGACGACGGAGATCGACGACCACCTCCAGCTCAACGTCCCCGACCTCGTCGACCGCCAGGCCATCGCGGACATCGACGAGCGCATCGACTGGTCGGGCGCCGTGCTCGTCCCGCTCGACGTCGAGCAGGTCAAGGCGCAGGCCAAGCACCTCGTCGAGGAGGTCGGCGTCGACGCGCTGTCGATCTGCTTCCTGTGGAGCCACGCCAACACGGCCCACGAGGTCGCGGCCCGCGACGCGATCAAGGAGATCTACCCCGACCTCTTCGTGACGATGTCGCACGGGGTGTTCCCCGTGGAGGGCGAGACGCGCCGCTGGACGACCGCGGTGCTCAACTCGTTCGTGCAGGCCAGCGCCGACGTCTACCTGACCTCGCTCAACGAGAAGCTGCGCACGGCCGGCCTGACCGGCGGCCTCGCCTTCTTCCAGGGCCTGGGCGGCGGCATCAGCCTCGAGAAGGCGCGCGAGTACCCGCTCGGCCTGCTGGGCTCCGGCCCGGCCGCGGGGGCCATCGGCTCCAACGAGCTGGCCAAGCGCATGGGCAAGAAGCGCGTCCTGCTCGGCGACATGGGCGGCACGAGCTTCGACACCGGGATCATCGTCGACAACGAGATCCACATCGACAAGAACCTCCAGCTCGGCCCGTTCATGACGGGCGTCAACATCGTCGACGTGGTCTCGGTCGGCGCCGGCGGCGGCTCCATCGGCTGGGTCAGCGAGCGCGGCGTGCCGCAGGTCGGCCCGCACAGCGCCGGCTCGACCCCGGGCCCGGCCGCGCTGGACCGCGGGGGCGAGCAGCCCACGGTCACCGACGCCATGGTCACGCTCGGGTTCATCGATCCCGACAACTACCTCGGCGGCCGCGTCAAGCTCAAGCCCGAGAAGTCCCGTGAGGTGCTCGACCGCGTCTTCGGCGAGCGCTTCGGCTGGTCGACGGAGGAGTCGGCGGCGGCCATGCACGACCTCGTTGTGGTCAACATGGCCAACGCGGTGCGCGAGGTCTCGGTCGGCAAGGGCCACGACCCGCGCGAGTTCCTGTTCCTGGCCTACGGCGGCACGCTGCCGCTGTTCGCGTCGCAGATCGCCGAGCGCCTGAACATCGGGACGATCGTCATCCCGCGCAACAGCTCGGTCTTCTGCGCGCTGGGCCTGCTGAGCTCGGACTACGTCATGCGCTTCGACCAGGGCGTGGGCTGGGACCTGTCCAAGCCCGAGGGCGTGGACCGGGTCAACGCCATCGCCGAGCGCATGGTCGCCGAGGCGATCGCGCAGATGGAGTCCGAGGGCTTCCCGCGCGAGCAGATCGAGGTCCAGCGCACGGCCGACGTCCGGTTCCACGGCCAGGCCTACGAGCTGACGCTGCCGATGCCCGCCCGCACGCTGAACAGCGACGACGCCGGTCAGGTGTTCGACGACTTCCTGGCCACCTACGAGCGGACCTACGGCGAGGGCACGGCGTGGAAGGGCGTGCCGGCCTCGCTCATCAACTACAGCGTCACGGTCATCGGGCGCCAGGACCGGCCCGAGATGGGCGTCGCGGTCAGCGGCAACGGCACGCATGCCGTCCCGGTGCGCGAGACGCGGCAGGTCTTCCTGCCCACCGAGCGCCACCTCGACGAGGTGCCGATCATCGACGACGCCGCCTTCGAGGTCGGCAGCAAGGTCGAGGGGCCTGCGATCATCGACGCCGTCGACACGACGGTCTACCTGCCGCCGGGTACCCGGGCGGAGCGAGACGCATACATGAACTACGTCCTGACGCGCTGAGGGAGCCATCATGAGCACTGCCGACTACGACGTCATCGCCGCCGAGGTCCACCGGAAGGCGCTGAAGAACCTGACCGACGAGATGGCGATCACCCTGGTGCGCACCTCGGGGTCGCCGATCGTCACGGAGTCCAAGGACTTCTCGACGTGCCTGATGGACACCAAGCCCGAGCACCTCGGGTTCAGCTCCTACGTGCTGTTCCACGTGGGCTCGTCGCTCATCGGGACCGAGGTGATCGCCGACCTGGTCAGGGGCGGCGTCGACCTCAAGCCGGGTGACGGCTGGGTGGTCAACGACCCGCACACCGGCGGTGCCATGCACCAGGGTGACGTGTCGATCATCATGCCGACCTTCTACAAGGGCGAGCACCTGGGCTGGTCCTTCGCCAACATGCACGTCCTGGACGTGGGCGGGGTGGGCATCTCGGGCTACGCCCCGGGGGCGCACGACGTGTGGCAGGAGGGCATGCGCTTCCCGCCGATCCGGATCATCCGCGACGGCGCGATCGACCCCGAGTGGGAGCACTACATCGCGGCCAACGTCCGCGCGCCGGGTGCCGTGCTCAACGACATCCGCTCCATGGTCGCGTCGAACAACACGGCGACGGTCAAGCTCACCCAGATCATCGACGAGTTCGGCCTCGAGGCCCATCGCCAGTACTGCGAGATCAACAAGGACCTCAGCGAGCAGGTGCTGCGCGAGCGGATCGCCAAGATCCCCGACGGCGTCTACGAGGCCGTCGACTGGAACGAGTTCGACGGCCACGACGGCCCCGACCGGCTGCTGGAGCTGCGCTGCCGCCTGGAGGTCGACGGGACCGACCTGCGGTTCTTCTACACCGGCGTCCCGCAGATCGACGCGTTCGTCAACTCGACGATGGGCCCGATGTTCGGTCAGGCGATGACCGGCCTGATGACGATCCTGGTCTACGGCGACCTGCCGGTCAACGGCGGCCTGTGGCGTCCCATCACCGTCGACATCGGCGAGCCCGGCACGATCGTCAACTCGGTGCCGCCGGCCCCGGTCAGCAACGCGCACTCCGAGGTCGGCATGCGCGCCTGCAAGCTGGCCAAGGACGTGCTCTGCCAGGCCATGGCGCTCAGCGACGATCCCATCCTGCGCAGCCGCATCTCCGGCCAGCACCAGGACGGCTTCCCGGGCAACGCGCTGTTCGGCAACAACCAGCACGGCGGCGTGTCGGTCATCTTCTACCCCGACAACGCCATCGGCTCCGGCGGCGGCGCGCAGACGATCAACGACGGCCAGGACGCCTACGGGCTGACCTGCACCACCGGTGGCGGCATCCCCGACGTCGAGAACCACGAGGGCGCCGACCCGGTGCTCTTCCTGTGGCGGCGCCTGGTGGCCAACTCCGGCGGCCCCGGCCAGTACCGCGGCGGCCAGTCGCTCGACCAGGCCTACGCGATCCACTACTCCGACGTGATGGCGGGGCCGTGCTTCAACGCGTGCGCCCAGGTGCCGCCGCACGGCGTCGGCGGCGGCTACCCCGGCTGCGCGGGGACGTTCTTCCCCGTGCGCGCCTCCAACGTCGAGGAGCTCATCGCGGCCGGCAGCATGCCGACCCGTCAGGCGCTTGACGGCCGCACCGAGGTCGTGCGCTCCAAGCTGACGCACATCGTCCTCGAGCGCGGTGACGTGTTCGTCGCCACCGCGGGCGGCGGCGCCGGCCTGGGCGACCCGCTGCTGCGGGCACCCGAGCTCGTGGCCAAGGACATCGTCTCGGGCTACGTCACCGCCGAGCACGCCCACACGATCTACGGCGTGGTGCTCAACGACGCCGGCGAGGCCGATGCCGAGAAGACCGCGGCGCGCCGTGCCGAGATCCGCCGCG from the Baekduia soli genome contains:
- a CDS encoding class I adenylate-forming enzyme family protein, which encodes MTDLDAAKVKLDLTRASRWNSLTLSQLLERDGLDLDKPAIVFEDASRTYGELRVAARRVANALIGLGIDEFDRVAVLSANRLEFMEVEAGIAGARAIMVPLNWRLRDGELANLLRRSQARAIFVEERFLATILALRRAGEVPNLRTVIAFDGAPGDLNYEEVIGSASAERPTRTGRLDDPHEIIFTSGTTGQPKGVVWTNGTVIFNALQQATDFMLGPQHSSYALIDLYYIGARHDFTWAILQVGGTVHIKPSSGFDAGEVVRYVARHRITHILWVPTMLYEILRLPDLADHDLGALQMIMCGGQPVSVATTESSQEAWPHTDFIQVYGLTEGGGSVTYVRPDHARSKPGSAGQPSLNVEIRLVDPEGLDVPTGIDGEVLVRAPTVTAGYWDDPEATDRLIVDDWLHTGDMGHVDEDGHLYISGRKGDMIISGGMNVFPHEIEDVLCEHPSVADAAVIGLPHEKWGETVCAVVEAAPGATVDEQDLIAFCTQRLASYKKPTSVQVVEEIPRTSAGKAKKFILRERFARPETTALPSPSG
- a CDS encoding hydantoinase/oxoprolinase family protein; this encodes MTESGTNGSGGQAFIGVDVGGTHTDVSVIYEGRVERGKALTTYDDFSRGVLEAVGVAAKTYGLSMEDLLARTQLFINGTTVVTNAITQLRGSRVGVLITNGFGDAFRLAGGPRTTEIDDHLQLNVPDLVDRQAIADIDERIDWSGAVLVPLDVEQVKAQAKHLVEEVGVDALSICFLWSHANTAHEVAARDAIKEIYPDLFVTMSHGVFPVEGETRRWTTAVLNSFVQASADVYLTSLNEKLRTAGLTGGLAFFQGLGGGISLEKAREYPLGLLGSGPAAGAIGSNELAKRMGKKRVLLGDMGGTSFDTGIIVDNEIHIDKNLQLGPFMTGVNIVDVVSVGAGGGSIGWVSERGVPQVGPHSAGSTPGPAALDRGGEQPTVTDAMVTLGFIDPDNYLGGRVKLKPEKSREVLDRVFGERFGWSTEESAAAMHDLVVVNMANAVREVSVGKGHDPREFLFLAYGGTLPLFASQIAERLNIGTIVIPRNSSVFCALGLLSSDYVMRFDQGVGWDLSKPEGVDRVNAIAERMVAEAIAQMESEGFPREQIEVQRTADVRFHGQAYELTLPMPARTLNSDDAGQVFDDFLATYERTYGEGTAWKGVPASLINYSVTVIGRQDRPEMGVAVSGNGTHAVPVRETRQVFLPTERHLDEVPIIDDAAFEVGSKVEGPAIIDAVDTTVYLPPGTRAERDAYMNYVLTR
- a CDS encoding hydantoinase B/oxoprolinase family protein; protein product: MSTADYDVIAAEVHRKALKNLTDEMAITLVRTSGSPIVTESKDFSTCLMDTKPEHLGFSSYVLFHVGSSLIGTEVIADLVRGGVDLKPGDGWVVNDPHTGGAMHQGDVSIIMPTFYKGEHLGWSFANMHVLDVGGVGISGYAPGAHDVWQEGMRFPPIRIIRDGAIDPEWEHYIAANVRAPGAVLNDIRSMVASNNTATVKLTQIIDEFGLEAHRQYCEINKDLSEQVLRERIAKIPDGVYEAVDWNEFDGHDGPDRLLELRCRLEVDGTDLRFFYTGVPQIDAFVNSTMGPMFGQAMTGLMTILVYGDLPVNGGLWRPITVDIGEPGTIVNSVPPAPVSNAHSEVGMRACKLAKDVLCQAMALSDDPILRSRISGQHQDGFPGNALFGNNQHGGVSVIFYPDNAIGSGGGAQTINDGQDAYGLTCTTGGGIPDVENHEGADPVLFLWRRLVANSGGPGQYRGGQSLDQAYAIHYSDVMAGPCFNACAQVPPHGVGGGYPGCAGTFFPVRASNVEELIAAGSMPTRQALDGRTEVVRSKLTHIVLERGDVFVATAGGGAGLGDPLLRAPELVAKDIVSGYVTAEHAHTIYGVVLNDAGEADAEKTAARRAEIRRERIGADPAKEAATPPSPGISLARVDGGWTCTSCQERLADADGNWREGAVLSEHPIAERYDELGMIVRDRKESPRVHMREYFCPGCAASLGVDVATEDLETLPAASALKAAATA